A single window of Leopardus geoffroyi isolate Oge1 chromosome D4, O.geoffroyi_Oge1_pat1.0, whole genome shotgun sequence DNA harbors:
- the NIBAN2 gene encoding protein Niban 2 isoform X3, producing MLKPREKTGKILTEFLRFYEDQYGVALFNSMRHEIEGTGAPQAQLLWRKVPLDERIIFSGNLFQYQEDNKKWRNRFSLVPHNYGLVLYENKVAYERQVPPRAVINSAGYKILTSVDQYLELVGNSLPGTTSKSGSAPILKCPTQFPLILWHPSARHYYFCMMTEAEQDKWHAVLQDCIRHCNNGIPENSKVEGPAFTDAIRMYRQSKELYGTWEMLCGNEVQILSNLVMEELGPELKAELAPRLKGKPQERQRQWIQVGGCGCGGGGPGPAWHPHADSRHCPQISDAVYRMVYEQAKARFEAVLSKLQLARPAMEAAIRTDMDQIITSKEHLASKIRAFILPKAEVCVRNHVQPYIPSILEALMVPTSQGFTEVRDVFFKEVTDMNLNVINEGGADKLGEYMEKLSQLASHPLKMQSCYEKMEPLRLDGLQQRFDVSSTAVFKQRAQIHMREQMDNAVYTFETLLHQELGKGPTKEELCKSIQRILERVLKKYDYDSSSVRKRFFREALLQITIPFLLKKLAPTCKSELPRFQELIFEDFARFILVENTYEEVVLQTVMKDILQAVKEAAVQRKHNLYRDSMVMHNSDPNLHLLAEGAPIDWGEEYGGSGGDSGSPSVPEAAPLSEKRRRAKQVVSVVQDEEAGLPFEAGSEPLSPASPDSVTELRGLLARDLRAESPPLAGPLLNGAPSQESPQPVAAPEASSPPASPLRQPPPGKAADLEPPKPSDQETGEQVSSPGGRAPIHTTTEDSAGVQTEF from the exons ATGTTGAAACCTAGAG AGAAAACCGGGAAGATCCTGACGGAGTTCCTCCGTTTTTATGAGGACCAGTATGGCGTGGCCCTCTTCAACAGCATGCGCCACGAGATCGAGGGCACGGGGGCGCCGCAGGCCCAGCTGCTCTGGCGCAAG GTGCCATTGGATGAGCGCATCATCTTCTCTGGGAACCTGTTCCAGTACCAGGAGGACAACAAGAAGTGGAGGAACCGCTTCAGTCTCGTGCCTCACAACTATGGGCTGGTGCTCTACGAGAACAAAGTG GCCTACGAGCGACAGGTCCCACCACGGGCTGTCATCAACAGTGCAGGCTACAAAATCCTCACCTCTGTGGATCAGTACCTGGAGCTCGTCGGCAACTCTTTACCAG GGACCACATCAAAATCGGGCAGTGCCCCCATCCTCAAGTGCCCCACGCAGTTCCCGCTCATCCTCTGGCACCCTTCTGCACGGCACTACTACTTCTGCATGATGACGGAAGCGGAGCAGGACAAGTGGCATGCGGTCCTGCAGGACTGTATCCGGCACTGCAACAATG GCATCCCTGAGAACTCCAAGGTAGAGGGCCCTGCGTTCACGGACGCCATCCGCATGTACCGCCAGTCCAAGGAGCTGTACGGGACCTGGGAGATGCTGTGTGGGAACGAGGTGCAG ATCCTGAGCAACCTGGTGATGGAGGAGCTGGgccctgagctgaaggcggagcTCGCCCCGCGGCTGAAGGGGAAACCGCAGGAGCGACAGCGGCAGTGGATCCAGGtaggtgggtgtgggtgtggaggCGGGGGTCCCGGACCCGCCTGGCACCCTCACGCTGACTCGCGGCACTGCCCCCAGATCTCAGACGCTGTGTACCGCATGGTGTACGAGCAGGCCAAGGCACGCTTTGAGGCGGTGCTGTCCAAGCTGCAGCTGGCCCGGCCAGCCATGGAGGCGGCCATCCGCACGGACATGGACCAGATCATCACCTCCAAGGAGCACCTGGCCAGCAAGATCCGAG CCTTCATCCTCCCCAAGGCAGAGGTGTGCGTCCGGAACCACGTCCAGCCCTACATCCCGTCCATCCTGGAGGCCCTGATGGTGCCCACCAGCCAGGGCTTCACCGAGGTACGGGATGTCTTCTTCAAAGAGGTGACGGACATGAACCTGAACGTCATCAACGAGGGCGGTGCTGACAAGCTGGGTGAG TACATGGAGAAGCTGTCCCAGCTGGCGTCCCACCCCCTCAAGATGCAGAGCTGCTACGAGAAGATGGAGCCACTGCGGCTTGACGGGCTGCAGCAGCGTTTCGATGTGTCCAGCACGGCCGTGTTTAAGCAGCGAGCCCAGATCCACATGCGAGAG CAAATGGACAATGCCGTGTACACCTTCGAGACCCTCCTGCaccaggagctggggaaggggcccacCAAGGAGGAGCTGTGCAAGTCCATCCAGCGGATCCTGGAGCGCGTGCTCAAG AAATACGACTACGATAGTAGCTCGGTGCGGAAGCGATTCTTCCGGGAGGCGCTGTTGCAGATCACCATCCCCTTCCTGCTCAAGAAGCTGGCACCCACGTGCAAGTCG GAGCTGCCCCGGTTCCAGGAGCTGATCTTCGAGGACTTTGCCAGGTTCATCCTAGTGGAGAACACGTACGAGGAGGTGGTGTTGCAGACGGTGATGAAGGACATCCTGCAGG CTGTGAAGGAGGCCGCTGTGCAGAGGAAACACAACCTGTACCGGGACAGCATGGTCATGCACAATAGTGACCCCAACTTGCACCTGCTGGCGGAGGGTGCACCCATCGACTGGGGTGAGGAGtatggtggcagtggtggggacAGTGGCAGCCCCAGCGTCCCGGAAGCAGCCCCACTCTCGGAAAAGCGACGGCGTGCCAAGCAGGTGGTGTCCGTGGTCCAGGACGAGGAGGCAGGGCTGCCTTTTGAGGCTGGCTCGGAGCCACTATCACCTGCGTCCCCGGACAGTGTCACCGAGCTACGCGGTCTGCTGGCCCGGGATCTGCGGGCTGAGAGCCCCCCGCTGGCTGGCCCTCTGCTCAACGGGGCCCCCTCCCAAGAGAGCCCCCAGCCCGTGGCAGCCCCTGAGGCCTCCTCGCCGCCAGCCTCGCCCCTTCGGCAACCCCCTCCTGGAAAAGCTGCGGACCTTGAGCCCCCCAAACCTAGTGACCAGGAGACTGGGGAGCAGGTATCCAGCCCTGGTGGCCGCGCCCCCATCCACACCACCACCGAGGACAGCGCAGGGGTACAGACTGAGTTCTAG
- the NIBAN2 gene encoding protein Niban 2 isoform X4, with product MGDVLSTHLDDARRQHITEKTGKILTEFLRFYEDQYGVALFNSMRHEIEGTGAPQAQLLWRKVPLDERIIFSGNLFQYQEDNKKWRNRFSLVPHNYGLVLYENKVAYERQVPPRAVINSAGYKILTSVDQYLELVGNSLPGTTSKSGSAPILKCPTQFPLILWHPSARHYYFCMMTEAEQDKWHAVLQDCIRHCNNGIPENSKVEGPAFTDAIRMYRQSKELYGTWEMLCGNEVQILSNLVMEELGPELKAELAPRLKGKPQERQRQWIQISDAVYRMVYEQAKARFEAVLSKLQLARPAMEAAIRTDMDQIITSKEHLASKIRAFILPKAEVCVRNHVQPYIPSILEALMVPTSQGFTEVRDVFFKEVTDMNLNVINEGGADKLGEYMEKLSQLASHPLKMQSCYEKMEPLRLDGLQQRFDVSSTAVFKQRAQIHMREQMDNAVYTFETLLHQELGKGPTKEELCKSIQRILERVLKKYDYDSSSVRKRFFREALLQITIPFLLKKLAPTCKSELPRFQELIFEDFARFILVENTYEEVVLQTVMKDILQAVKEAAVQRKHNLYRDSMVMHNSDPNLHLLAEGAPIDWGEEYGGSGGDSGSPSVPEAAPLSEKRRRAKQVVSVVQDEEAGLPFEAGSEPLSPASPDSVTELRGLLARDLRAESPPLAGPLLNGAPSQESPQPVAAPEASSPPASPLRQPPPGKAADLEPPKPSDQETGEQVSSPGGRAPIHTTTEDSAGVQTEF from the exons AGAAAACCGGGAAGATCCTGACGGAGTTCCTCCGTTTTTATGAGGACCAGTATGGCGTGGCCCTCTTCAACAGCATGCGCCACGAGATCGAGGGCACGGGGGCGCCGCAGGCCCAGCTGCTCTGGCGCAAG GTGCCATTGGATGAGCGCATCATCTTCTCTGGGAACCTGTTCCAGTACCAGGAGGACAACAAGAAGTGGAGGAACCGCTTCAGTCTCGTGCCTCACAACTATGGGCTGGTGCTCTACGAGAACAAAGTG GCCTACGAGCGACAGGTCCCACCACGGGCTGTCATCAACAGTGCAGGCTACAAAATCCTCACCTCTGTGGATCAGTACCTGGAGCTCGTCGGCAACTCTTTACCAG GGACCACATCAAAATCGGGCAGTGCCCCCATCCTCAAGTGCCCCACGCAGTTCCCGCTCATCCTCTGGCACCCTTCTGCACGGCACTACTACTTCTGCATGATGACGGAAGCGGAGCAGGACAAGTGGCATGCGGTCCTGCAGGACTGTATCCGGCACTGCAACAATG GCATCCCTGAGAACTCCAAGGTAGAGGGCCCTGCGTTCACGGACGCCATCCGCATGTACCGCCAGTCCAAGGAGCTGTACGGGACCTGGGAGATGCTGTGTGGGAACGAGGTGCAG ATCCTGAGCAACCTGGTGATGGAGGAGCTGGgccctgagctgaaggcggagcTCGCCCCGCGGCTGAAGGGGAAACCGCAGGAGCGACAGCGGCAGTGGATCCAG ATCTCAGACGCTGTGTACCGCATGGTGTACGAGCAGGCCAAGGCACGCTTTGAGGCGGTGCTGTCCAAGCTGCAGCTGGCCCGGCCAGCCATGGAGGCGGCCATCCGCACGGACATGGACCAGATCATCACCTCCAAGGAGCACCTGGCCAGCAAGATCCGAG CCTTCATCCTCCCCAAGGCAGAGGTGTGCGTCCGGAACCACGTCCAGCCCTACATCCCGTCCATCCTGGAGGCCCTGATGGTGCCCACCAGCCAGGGCTTCACCGAGGTACGGGATGTCTTCTTCAAAGAGGTGACGGACATGAACCTGAACGTCATCAACGAGGGCGGTGCTGACAAGCTGGGTGAG TACATGGAGAAGCTGTCCCAGCTGGCGTCCCACCCCCTCAAGATGCAGAGCTGCTACGAGAAGATGGAGCCACTGCGGCTTGACGGGCTGCAGCAGCGTTTCGATGTGTCCAGCACGGCCGTGTTTAAGCAGCGAGCCCAGATCCACATGCGAGAG CAAATGGACAATGCCGTGTACACCTTCGAGACCCTCCTGCaccaggagctggggaaggggcccacCAAGGAGGAGCTGTGCAAGTCCATCCAGCGGATCCTGGAGCGCGTGCTCAAG AAATACGACTACGATAGTAGCTCGGTGCGGAAGCGATTCTTCCGGGAGGCGCTGTTGCAGATCACCATCCCCTTCCTGCTCAAGAAGCTGGCACCCACGTGCAAGTCG GAGCTGCCCCGGTTCCAGGAGCTGATCTTCGAGGACTTTGCCAGGTTCATCCTAGTGGAGAACACGTACGAGGAGGTGGTGTTGCAGACGGTGATGAAGGACATCCTGCAGG CTGTGAAGGAGGCCGCTGTGCAGAGGAAACACAACCTGTACCGGGACAGCATGGTCATGCACAATAGTGACCCCAACTTGCACCTGCTGGCGGAGGGTGCACCCATCGACTGGGGTGAGGAGtatggtggcagtggtggggacAGTGGCAGCCCCAGCGTCCCGGAAGCAGCCCCACTCTCGGAAAAGCGACGGCGTGCCAAGCAGGTGGTGTCCGTGGTCCAGGACGAGGAGGCAGGGCTGCCTTTTGAGGCTGGCTCGGAGCCACTATCACCTGCGTCCCCGGACAGTGTCACCGAGCTACGCGGTCTGCTGGCCCGGGATCTGCGGGCTGAGAGCCCCCCGCTGGCTGGCCCTCTGCTCAACGGGGCCCCCTCCCAAGAGAGCCCCCAGCCCGTGGCAGCCCCTGAGGCCTCCTCGCCGCCAGCCTCGCCCCTTCGGCAACCCCCTCCTGGAAAAGCTGCGGACCTTGAGCCCCCCAAACCTAGTGACCAGGAGACTGGGGAGCAGGTATCCAGCCCTGGTGGCCGCGCCCCCATCCACACCACCACCGAGGACAGCGCAGGGGTACAGACTGAGTTCTAG
- the NIBAN2 gene encoding protein Niban 2 isoform X1: MAFPPGVAFPTQHLLIGHAPGPGTSWVPGRRREQGLCLGSGVEGAFRGDTAAVEKTGKILTEFLRFYEDQYGVALFNSMRHEIEGTGAPQAQLLWRKVPLDERIIFSGNLFQYQEDNKKWRNRFSLVPHNYGLVLYENKVAYERQVPPRAVINSAGYKILTSVDQYLELVGNSLPGTTSKSGSAPILKCPTQFPLILWHPSARHYYFCMMTEAEQDKWHAVLQDCIRHCNNGIPENSKVEGPAFTDAIRMYRQSKELYGTWEMLCGNEVQILSNLVMEELGPELKAELAPRLKGKPQERQRQWIQISDAVYRMVYEQAKARFEAVLSKLQLARPAMEAAIRTDMDQIITSKEHLASKIRAFILPKAEVCVRNHVQPYIPSILEALMVPTSQGFTEVRDVFFKEVTDMNLNVINEGGADKLGEYMEKLSQLASHPLKMQSCYEKMEPLRLDGLQQRFDVSSTAVFKQRAQIHMREQMDNAVYTFETLLHQELGKGPTKEELCKSIQRILERVLKKYDYDSSSVRKRFFREALLQITIPFLLKKLAPTCKSELPRFQELIFEDFARFILVENTYEEVVLQTVMKDILQAVKEAAVQRKHNLYRDSMVMHNSDPNLHLLAEGAPIDWGEEYGGSGGDSGSPSVPEAAPLSEKRRRAKQVVSVVQDEEAGLPFEAGSEPLSPASPDSVTELRGLLARDLRAESPPLAGPLLNGAPSQESPQPVAAPEASSPPASPLRQPPPGKAADLEPPKPSDQETGEQVSSPGGRAPIHTTTEDSAGVQTEF, translated from the exons ATGGCCTTCCCTCCGGGGGTGGCCTTCCCCACTCAGCACTTGCTTATCGGGCACGCACCTGGGCCAGGCACGAGCTGGGTTCCGGGGAGACGGCGGGAACAAGGCCTCTGTCTGGGGAGTGGGGTCGAAGGAGCCTTTCGTGGGGATACAGCAGCTGTAG AGAAAACCGGGAAGATCCTGACGGAGTTCCTCCGTTTTTATGAGGACCAGTATGGCGTGGCCCTCTTCAACAGCATGCGCCACGAGATCGAGGGCACGGGGGCGCCGCAGGCCCAGCTGCTCTGGCGCAAG GTGCCATTGGATGAGCGCATCATCTTCTCTGGGAACCTGTTCCAGTACCAGGAGGACAACAAGAAGTGGAGGAACCGCTTCAGTCTCGTGCCTCACAACTATGGGCTGGTGCTCTACGAGAACAAAGTG GCCTACGAGCGACAGGTCCCACCACGGGCTGTCATCAACAGTGCAGGCTACAAAATCCTCACCTCTGTGGATCAGTACCTGGAGCTCGTCGGCAACTCTTTACCAG GGACCACATCAAAATCGGGCAGTGCCCCCATCCTCAAGTGCCCCACGCAGTTCCCGCTCATCCTCTGGCACCCTTCTGCACGGCACTACTACTTCTGCATGATGACGGAAGCGGAGCAGGACAAGTGGCATGCGGTCCTGCAGGACTGTATCCGGCACTGCAACAATG GCATCCCTGAGAACTCCAAGGTAGAGGGCCCTGCGTTCACGGACGCCATCCGCATGTACCGCCAGTCCAAGGAGCTGTACGGGACCTGGGAGATGCTGTGTGGGAACGAGGTGCAG ATCCTGAGCAACCTGGTGATGGAGGAGCTGGgccctgagctgaaggcggagcTCGCCCCGCGGCTGAAGGGGAAACCGCAGGAGCGACAGCGGCAGTGGATCCAG ATCTCAGACGCTGTGTACCGCATGGTGTACGAGCAGGCCAAGGCACGCTTTGAGGCGGTGCTGTCCAAGCTGCAGCTGGCCCGGCCAGCCATGGAGGCGGCCATCCGCACGGACATGGACCAGATCATCACCTCCAAGGAGCACCTGGCCAGCAAGATCCGAG CCTTCATCCTCCCCAAGGCAGAGGTGTGCGTCCGGAACCACGTCCAGCCCTACATCCCGTCCATCCTGGAGGCCCTGATGGTGCCCACCAGCCAGGGCTTCACCGAGGTACGGGATGTCTTCTTCAAAGAGGTGACGGACATGAACCTGAACGTCATCAACGAGGGCGGTGCTGACAAGCTGGGTGAG TACATGGAGAAGCTGTCCCAGCTGGCGTCCCACCCCCTCAAGATGCAGAGCTGCTACGAGAAGATGGAGCCACTGCGGCTTGACGGGCTGCAGCAGCGTTTCGATGTGTCCAGCACGGCCGTGTTTAAGCAGCGAGCCCAGATCCACATGCGAGAG CAAATGGACAATGCCGTGTACACCTTCGAGACCCTCCTGCaccaggagctggggaaggggcccacCAAGGAGGAGCTGTGCAAGTCCATCCAGCGGATCCTGGAGCGCGTGCTCAAG AAATACGACTACGATAGTAGCTCGGTGCGGAAGCGATTCTTCCGGGAGGCGCTGTTGCAGATCACCATCCCCTTCCTGCTCAAGAAGCTGGCACCCACGTGCAAGTCG GAGCTGCCCCGGTTCCAGGAGCTGATCTTCGAGGACTTTGCCAGGTTCATCCTAGTGGAGAACACGTACGAGGAGGTGGTGTTGCAGACGGTGATGAAGGACATCCTGCAGG CTGTGAAGGAGGCCGCTGTGCAGAGGAAACACAACCTGTACCGGGACAGCATGGTCATGCACAATAGTGACCCCAACTTGCACCTGCTGGCGGAGGGTGCACCCATCGACTGGGGTGAGGAGtatggtggcagtggtggggacAGTGGCAGCCCCAGCGTCCCGGAAGCAGCCCCACTCTCGGAAAAGCGACGGCGTGCCAAGCAGGTGGTGTCCGTGGTCCAGGACGAGGAGGCAGGGCTGCCTTTTGAGGCTGGCTCGGAGCCACTATCACCTGCGTCCCCGGACAGTGTCACCGAGCTACGCGGTCTGCTGGCCCGGGATCTGCGGGCTGAGAGCCCCCCGCTGGCTGGCCCTCTGCTCAACGGGGCCCCCTCCCAAGAGAGCCCCCAGCCCGTGGCAGCCCCTGAGGCCTCCTCGCCGCCAGCCTCGCCCCTTCGGCAACCCCCTCCTGGAAAAGCTGCGGACCTTGAGCCCCCCAAACCTAGTGACCAGGAGACTGGGGAGCAGGTATCCAGCCCTGGTGGCCGCGCCCCCATCCACACCACCACCGAGGACAGCGCAGGGGTACAGACTGAGTTCTAG
- the NIBAN2 gene encoding protein Niban 2 isoform X2: MGDVLSTHLDDARRQHITEKTGKILTEFLRFYEDQYGVALFNSMRHEIEGTGAPQAQLLWRKVPLDERIIFSGNLFQYQEDNKKWRNRFSLVPHNYGLVLYENKVAYERQVPPRAVINSAGYKILTSVDQYLELVGNSLPGTTSKSGSAPILKCPTQFPLILWHPSARHYYFCMMTEAEQDKWHAVLQDCIRHCNNGIPENSKVEGPAFTDAIRMYRQSKELYGTWEMLCGNEVQILSNLVMEELGPELKAELAPRLKGKPQERQRQWIQVGGCGCGGGGPGPAWHPHADSRHCPQISDAVYRMVYEQAKARFEAVLSKLQLARPAMEAAIRTDMDQIITSKEHLASKIRAFILPKAEVCVRNHVQPYIPSILEALMVPTSQGFTEVRDVFFKEVTDMNLNVINEGGADKLGEYMEKLSQLASHPLKMQSCYEKMEPLRLDGLQQRFDVSSTAVFKQRAQIHMREQMDNAVYTFETLLHQELGKGPTKEELCKSIQRILERVLKKYDYDSSSVRKRFFREALLQITIPFLLKKLAPTCKSELPRFQELIFEDFARFILVENTYEEVVLQTVMKDILQAVKEAAVQRKHNLYRDSMVMHNSDPNLHLLAEGAPIDWGEEYGGSGGDSGSPSVPEAAPLSEKRRRAKQVVSVVQDEEAGLPFEAGSEPLSPASPDSVTELRGLLARDLRAESPPLAGPLLNGAPSQESPQPVAAPEASSPPASPLRQPPPGKAADLEPPKPSDQETGEQVSSPGGRAPIHTTTEDSAGVQTEF, from the exons AGAAAACCGGGAAGATCCTGACGGAGTTCCTCCGTTTTTATGAGGACCAGTATGGCGTGGCCCTCTTCAACAGCATGCGCCACGAGATCGAGGGCACGGGGGCGCCGCAGGCCCAGCTGCTCTGGCGCAAG GTGCCATTGGATGAGCGCATCATCTTCTCTGGGAACCTGTTCCAGTACCAGGAGGACAACAAGAAGTGGAGGAACCGCTTCAGTCTCGTGCCTCACAACTATGGGCTGGTGCTCTACGAGAACAAAGTG GCCTACGAGCGACAGGTCCCACCACGGGCTGTCATCAACAGTGCAGGCTACAAAATCCTCACCTCTGTGGATCAGTACCTGGAGCTCGTCGGCAACTCTTTACCAG GGACCACATCAAAATCGGGCAGTGCCCCCATCCTCAAGTGCCCCACGCAGTTCCCGCTCATCCTCTGGCACCCTTCTGCACGGCACTACTACTTCTGCATGATGACGGAAGCGGAGCAGGACAAGTGGCATGCGGTCCTGCAGGACTGTATCCGGCACTGCAACAATG GCATCCCTGAGAACTCCAAGGTAGAGGGCCCTGCGTTCACGGACGCCATCCGCATGTACCGCCAGTCCAAGGAGCTGTACGGGACCTGGGAGATGCTGTGTGGGAACGAGGTGCAG ATCCTGAGCAACCTGGTGATGGAGGAGCTGGgccctgagctgaaggcggagcTCGCCCCGCGGCTGAAGGGGAAACCGCAGGAGCGACAGCGGCAGTGGATCCAGGtaggtgggtgtgggtgtggaggCGGGGGTCCCGGACCCGCCTGGCACCCTCACGCTGACTCGCGGCACTGCCCCCAGATCTCAGACGCTGTGTACCGCATGGTGTACGAGCAGGCCAAGGCACGCTTTGAGGCGGTGCTGTCCAAGCTGCAGCTGGCCCGGCCAGCCATGGAGGCGGCCATCCGCACGGACATGGACCAGATCATCACCTCCAAGGAGCACCTGGCCAGCAAGATCCGAG CCTTCATCCTCCCCAAGGCAGAGGTGTGCGTCCGGAACCACGTCCAGCCCTACATCCCGTCCATCCTGGAGGCCCTGATGGTGCCCACCAGCCAGGGCTTCACCGAGGTACGGGATGTCTTCTTCAAAGAGGTGACGGACATGAACCTGAACGTCATCAACGAGGGCGGTGCTGACAAGCTGGGTGAG TACATGGAGAAGCTGTCCCAGCTGGCGTCCCACCCCCTCAAGATGCAGAGCTGCTACGAGAAGATGGAGCCACTGCGGCTTGACGGGCTGCAGCAGCGTTTCGATGTGTCCAGCACGGCCGTGTTTAAGCAGCGAGCCCAGATCCACATGCGAGAG CAAATGGACAATGCCGTGTACACCTTCGAGACCCTCCTGCaccaggagctggggaaggggcccacCAAGGAGGAGCTGTGCAAGTCCATCCAGCGGATCCTGGAGCGCGTGCTCAAG AAATACGACTACGATAGTAGCTCGGTGCGGAAGCGATTCTTCCGGGAGGCGCTGTTGCAGATCACCATCCCCTTCCTGCTCAAGAAGCTGGCACCCACGTGCAAGTCG GAGCTGCCCCGGTTCCAGGAGCTGATCTTCGAGGACTTTGCCAGGTTCATCCTAGTGGAGAACACGTACGAGGAGGTGGTGTTGCAGACGGTGATGAAGGACATCCTGCAGG CTGTGAAGGAGGCCGCTGTGCAGAGGAAACACAACCTGTACCGGGACAGCATGGTCATGCACAATAGTGACCCCAACTTGCACCTGCTGGCGGAGGGTGCACCCATCGACTGGGGTGAGGAGtatggtggcagtggtggggacAGTGGCAGCCCCAGCGTCCCGGAAGCAGCCCCACTCTCGGAAAAGCGACGGCGTGCCAAGCAGGTGGTGTCCGTGGTCCAGGACGAGGAGGCAGGGCTGCCTTTTGAGGCTGGCTCGGAGCCACTATCACCTGCGTCCCCGGACAGTGTCACCGAGCTACGCGGTCTGCTGGCCCGGGATCTGCGGGCTGAGAGCCCCCCGCTGGCTGGCCCTCTGCTCAACGGGGCCCCCTCCCAAGAGAGCCCCCAGCCCGTGGCAGCCCCTGAGGCCTCCTCGCCGCCAGCCTCGCCCCTTCGGCAACCCCCTCCTGGAAAAGCTGCGGACCTTGAGCCCCCCAAACCTAGTGACCAGGAGACTGGGGAGCAGGTATCCAGCCCTGGTGGCCGCGCCCCCATCCACACCACCACCGAGGACAGCGCAGGGGTACAGACTGAGTTCTAG